The following DNA comes from Chitinophaga nivalis.
ACGGTAACACTACGCCTACGCCGAATCCCAATGGTAACACTACGACTGACATGACAAAAGCAACAGTTGAAAGAACTACCAACAACAGCGAGTACCAGGAAGCTCCTGCTACACTGCCTAAACTGATTACTTCAAACACTGTACTGAAAAAAGGCAAAGTTTACATTCTGGCAGAATTTACCTTTGTACTGAACGGTGCTACTATTAAAATAGAGCCAGGTGTTACGATTAAAGGATTAAAATCCGGTAAGGGTACACTGATCATTACCAGAAATGGTAAAATTGATGCACAGGGTACTGCTGCTGAACCAATCGTATTTACTTCCAACGAGGCTACACCGAACAGTGGTGACTGGGGTGGTGTGATCCTGCTGGGTAATGCACTCACCAACGGTGTTAAAGATGGTATCGCCGGTTTACAGGCTATCGAAGGTGGTGTGAATGAAACCGCTACCGGATATGGCTTACACGGTGGTAAAAAATCGGATGATAACTCCGGTATCATGAAGTATGTACGTATTGAATACCCAGGTATTGCTTTCGCTACCAATGATGAGATCAATGGTCTGACTTTCGGTAGTGTTGGTTCCGGTACTACAATTGATTATGTACAGGTAAGTCACTCCGGTGATGATTCCTTTGAGTGGTTTGGTGGTAGCGTAAACTGTAAACACCTCATCGCTTACCGTGGTACAGATGATGATTTCGATACTGATAACGGTTTCTCCGGAAAAATCCAGTTTGGTATTTCCCTGCGTGATGCCGCCATCGCAGACTTCGGACCAAGTGGTGCTTCCAACGGTTTTGAATCTGACAACGATGCGGATGGTTCTGAAAAAACACCACAGACTTCTGCGGTATTCAGCAACATGACCATCGTAGGACCACTGGTAAACGCAGCAAAACCTGCTGATCCATTTAAAAGAGGTGCACACATCAGAAGAAACAGCAGCCTCTCTGTATTCAACTCTGTATTTATCGGATGGCCTGTAGGCTTGTTCATTGACGGAACGGGTTCAGAAAGCCTGGCAGCTTCTACTGCACTGCAATATAAAAACAACGTAATCGCTGGTTGCCCAACTGTTATTACACCAGGTAAAAATGAAAATTTCAATTTGCTGACCTGGTTGAATACTGCTGTATTTGCTAACAGAATACTGGTGAATTCCAACGAAGCACTGCTGACCAACACGGGTTATACTACTTTTGATCCAACTCCTGCTACTGGTTCTCCGTTACTGACCGGTGCTGACTTCACCAAAGATAAACTGAGTGGCGGTGCATTTACCACTACTACTTACGTAGGTGCTGCAGCTGCAGGTGATACCTGGTTCAAAGGCTGGACTAAATTCGCCAACAAATAGTTTTTTAACGTAGATTTCATAAGCTGTATTTACACCGTCCCGGATTTTTCCGGGACGGCTTTTTTTTGTAGATACAGGTTATAACGTTAAAGTATAAACGAAAGCGAAACGGGATATTTAGTGCTTCAGTTTAGCCATGAATTTTTCCGGCGCCTTGCTGAATACATCCTTACAGGTAACGGAGCAGAAATGAAGGGTGTCGCCGTGAAATACCATAGACTCTTTATAGCTGGTGTCGTAAGGCATGCCACATACCGGGTCCGGGAATTTGTCGCTGACAGCAGCAACTGCCTGCGTGGTGTCTGCGGCTGGCGCTTCCTGAGATGCAGCCGGCTTTCCGGTCTGGCCACAGGCAAATAACAGTACAGCTCCCGCTGCGAGGAATATATGTTTCATCATGAATGGTTTTTATAATACGGGTAATTACAGGGCGGTCTCCTGTTTGATGCGCATCACGACAATGCGGTAATAGACTTTCAGGCTCATCCCCAGGATGTATCCGCAGATAATGCCCATACATACCATGGTGCCCGCAAAGGTTTTGGCAAAATGCAGGAGTTGCGGCAGATAAGAAGATAATGCTATCAGCAGCGCCAGTATCAATATATTCCTTAATTCTTTCTGGTATTGTTTAAACAACTGTCCCATAAAATATATTTTTTATTGAATATGATTAATATAAAAAGCGCTGTAAAAGTATGAAATGAAGGTGTTAAAAAAGCCGGCCCGGAAATTCATCATTTCCAGGCCGGCTTTTTTTATTTATCAGGGATGATTACCCGTTATTACCAGATAACGATTTTGGCAGAATCAGGCAGTACCATCTTGCTGCCAGGAGCACAACCCCAGGCGGCTTCAAACTCTTTCAGGTGAGGCAGCGGACCGTTGATACGGAATCTTGCCGGAGAGTGTGGATCTGTCTGGATCTGATTGCGCAGACCGGCGTCGGTAATGCTACCGTGCCAAACCTGTGCCCAGCCCAGGAAGAAACGCTGCTGCCAGGTGAATCCATCAATAGGTTTAGGTTCGCCTTTACCTTCGAAAGATTTAACCAGTGCATAGTATGCCAGGGTTAAACCACCCAGATCGGCAATGTTTTCACCGATAGTGAGGGCACCATTGATTTTAAAGCCAGGAGCTGCTTCAATGCTGCTGAAGTAATCGATATAGCGTTTAGCCAGTTTCTCGAAGTTGTCGCGGTCAGACTTAGTCCACCAGTTTTTCAGGTTACCGTCTGCATCGAACTGAGAACCCTGATCATCAAAACCATGAGAGAATTCGTGACCGATTACTGCGATGATACCACCGTAGTTGATCGCGTCATCCGCATTGGCATTGTAGAAAGGAGGCTGGAGGATACCTGCAGGGAATACTACTTCGTTGTTCAACGGGTTGTAGTAAGCATTCACTGTCTGAGGTGTCATACCCCATTCGCTTTTATCAACCGGTTTGCCAATTTTTTCAACATTTTCTTTGTGGTGATATAAGCTGGCAGCAACGGCGTTTTCCAGCAGTTTGCCTTTATCGATGGTAATGGAAGAATAATCTTTCCATTTATCAGGATACCCGATTTTATAGGTAAAGGAAGCCAGTTTTTTATGTGCCATTTGTTTGGTAGAATCGCTCATCCAGGAGAGTTTATCGATTCTTTCGCCATAAACTTTACGCACGTTTTCGATCATCTCGGAAACTTTCTGTTTGCTGCTTTCCGGGAAGTATTTCTTTGCGAACAGTTTGCCCAGTGGCATACCCAGTTGATTATCGGTAGAGCGGATCGCACGTTCAATACGGGTTTTCTGCACTTTTTTACCGGTCATTACGGTACCGAAGAAATGGAAATTTTCTGATTCAAAGGCTTTCGGGAGATAAGGAGCAGCAGTGCTCAGCAGTTGGAACCTGGTGAAGGTTTTCAGGGTTTCCAGTGGCGTACTTTTTACCAGTTTGCTGGCATTGGTCAGGTATGCTTTGTTCTGGAGTACGAGGGTATCGGTTTTGATATCCTGTTTTTGCGTAAAGGCATCCCAATCGAAGTCCGGCGCCAGTTTTTTCAGTTCGCCGTAAGCAGCCCTGTTGTAGTTTTTAACCGGGTCGCGCAGCTCTACATTGGATAACTGGAGTTTCGCCAGTTTGGTTTCGAAGTCGAGGATGGTTTTACCGGGATTGGCATCCTGGAAACCTGCCAGACTAAACATTTTATCAACGTGGGTGACAAATTCGCTGCGTACATTTTTGGTAGCAGAATCTTGTCTTTCATAATAGCTTTTTTCGCCGAGGCTCAGTCCATCCTGGCCCTGGTACAGCACATTCATTTTGCTGTCTTTGGCATCTGCGTCTGCACCAAATCCGGTGAAGCTGGATACGCCAATCTTCTGGAGTTCGCCTGTTACGCTTGCCCAGTCAGCGAGGGTTTTAATCCCGTTGATCTTGTCGAGGTAAGGTTGCAGGGGCGTAATACCGCGTTGCTCAATAGTCGCAGTATCGAGGTAAGAAGTGTAGTAGTCTGCGATTTGTTGCTCTTCTGTACCGCTTTTCAGGTCTTTTTTGCTGGTGATTTCAGCAATGATGCCTTTCAGGCGTACTTCCTTGTTTTCTTTATCCAGGATACCAAAAGCGCCCCAGCGGCTTTCTGTGGAAGGAACGGGATTGTTTTTCCGCCAGTTACCGTTTACATAATTATCGAAGTCATCGCACGCTTTGAAGCTGGAGTCGATGTCGGCCAGGTTAAATGCCGGAACTTTGGTTGAATCCGCAGCCTGTTGTTGCGGGGAGTTGTTGGAATTGCACGCTGCAAAGGTGATCATGGCAGCCAGCAACGGTAGTTTTACCGCATTTGTTTTATCCATATTTAAAACAGGTTTAGTATTTAAAGTTATGGAAAACAGGTCAGCTTATGTTAACCCTTTTTTATGAGCGGCAACCGGTGGTGCAAATTCTGTATAGTTGTGGTATCGAATCTCTAAATAATTA
Coding sequences within:
- a CDS encoding YHS domain-containing protein, translated to MMKHIFLAAGAVLLFACGQTGKPAASQEAPAADTTQAVAAVSDKFPDPVCGMPYDTSYKESMVFHGDTLHFCSVTCKDVFSKAPEKFMAKLKH
- a CDS encoding M13 family metallopeptidase; protein product: MDKTNAVKLPLLAAMITFAACNSNNSPQQQAADSTKVPAFNLADIDSSFKACDDFDNYVNGNWRKNNPVPSTESRWGAFGILDKENKEVRLKGIIAEITSKKDLKSGTEEQQIADYYTSYLDTATIEQRGITPLQPYLDKINGIKTLADWASVTGELQKIGVSSFTGFGADADAKDSKMNVLYQGQDGLSLGEKSYYERQDSATKNVRSEFVTHVDKMFSLAGFQDANPGKTILDFETKLAKLQLSNVELRDPVKNYNRAAYGELKKLAPDFDWDAFTQKQDIKTDTLVLQNKAYLTNASKLVKSTPLETLKTFTRFQLLSTAAPYLPKAFESENFHFFGTVMTGKKVQKTRIERAIRSTDNQLGMPLGKLFAKKYFPESSKQKVSEMIENVRKVYGERIDKLSWMSDSTKQMAHKKLASFTYKIGYPDKWKDYSSITIDKGKLLENAVAASLYHHKENVEKIGKPVDKSEWGMTPQTVNAYYNPLNNEVVFPAGILQPPFYNANADDAINYGGIIAVIGHEFSHGFDDQGSQFDADGNLKNWWTKSDRDNFEKLAKRYIDYFSSIEAAPGFKINGALTIGENIADLGGLTLAYYALVKSFEGKGEPKPIDGFTWQQRFFLGWAQVWHGSITDAGLRNQIQTDPHSPARFRINGPLPHLKEFEAAWGCAPGSKMVLPDSAKIVIW